The following proteins are co-located in the Pseudarthrobacter siccitolerans genome:
- a CDS encoding MFS transporter, giving the protein MRDTTLPPADTQSGILQRPYLWVTIGTCALVFLAAFESLAVTTIMPVVSRELHGADLYALAFAGPLATGVIGMVAAGNWSDRRGPTVPLYGSVALFVAGLLIAGTAVSMPLLVAGRLVQGLGGGALTVALYVLVARIYPGLLHPKIFAAFSAAWVIPSLVGPFAAGLVAQVFSWHWVFLGVVGLVIPALMMIVPVLRNMGPGRGQDDVAAQPPAPWALGRLAWASLAALAVLGLNLSREVRLPGFAAAPAFLAVAAVVIALVAVRPLVPQGTLAARRGLPSVILVRGLASAGFFGAEVYLPYLLIEQYEFAPTFAGLTLTGGALAWAGAAAVQGRLGTRLSHRGAVRTGSMMVLAAVLLALATTALHWPPVVVIAGWILAGGGMGLLYPRLSVMTLALSSKENEGFNSSAMSISDSLGGALALATTGIVFAAFTTTIESFAGVFGLTAVLAAAAVAVAPRVTSRAVGQ; this is encoded by the coding sequence GTGCGCGACACAACCCTTCCCCCGGCAGACACCCAATCCGGCATCCTGCAGCGGCCGTACCTGTGGGTGACCATCGGCACCTGCGCGCTGGTGTTTCTGGCCGCGTTCGAATCCCTTGCCGTGACCACCATCATGCCCGTGGTGAGCCGCGAACTGCACGGCGCGGACCTCTACGCCTTGGCCTTCGCGGGCCCGCTCGCAACCGGGGTGATCGGGATGGTTGCAGCCGGGAACTGGTCCGACCGCCGCGGCCCCACGGTCCCCCTCTATGGGTCCGTGGCGCTGTTCGTCGCGGGACTGCTGATCGCGGGCACCGCTGTGTCCATGCCGCTGCTCGTGGCGGGCAGGCTGGTGCAAGGGCTGGGCGGCGGCGCCCTGACAGTGGCGCTGTATGTATTGGTAGCCCGGATTTACCCGGGGCTGCTGCACCCCAAGATCTTCGCCGCCTTCTCCGCGGCCTGGGTGATCCCGTCCCTCGTTGGGCCGTTTGCCGCCGGCCTGGTGGCGCAGGTGTTCAGCTGGCACTGGGTGTTCCTGGGCGTGGTGGGGCTGGTCATTCCAGCCCTGATGATGATCGTTCCGGTGTTGCGGAACATGGGGCCGGGCCGGGGACAGGACGATGTCGCGGCCCAGCCGCCAGCGCCGTGGGCCTTAGGCCGCCTCGCTTGGGCCAGCCTGGCCGCGCTCGCCGTGCTCGGTCTGAACCTCTCGCGGGAAGTCCGCCTCCCCGGCTTCGCCGCCGCGCCGGCATTCCTGGCTGTGGCCGCCGTCGTGATTGCGCTGGTGGCCGTGCGGCCGCTGGTGCCGCAGGGTACGCTCGCCGCCCGCCGCGGCTTGCCCAGCGTGATCCTGGTCCGCGGGCTCGCGTCCGCCGGGTTCTTCGGCGCGGAGGTCTACCTGCCGTACCTGCTGATCGAGCAGTACGAGTTCGCGCCCACCTTTGCGGGCCTTACCCTCACCGGCGGAGCGCTTGCTTGGGCGGGGGCAGCGGCCGTCCAAGGACGCCTCGGTACCCGGTTATCCCATCGCGGCGCCGTCCGGACCGGCTCAATGATGGTCCTCGCGGCTGTACTCCTCGCGTTGGCGACCACCGCGCTGCACTGGCCACCCGTCGTCGTCATCGCCGGGTGGATCCTCGCGGGCGGCGGCATGGGCCTGCTTTATCCGCGGCTGAGCGTGATGACCCTGGCGCTGTCGAGCAAGGAGAACGAGGGCTTCAACAGCTCGGCCATGTCCATCTCAGACTCGCTGGGCGGCGCGCTGGCACTGGCCACCACGGGCATCGTTTTCGCCGCGTTCACGACGACGATCGAATCCTTCGCCGGGGTCTTCGGCCTTACCGCCGTGCTCGCCGCAGCCGCGGTGGCGGTGGCGCCCCG
- a CDS encoding Lrp/AsnC family transcriptional regulator — protein sequence MELSEEDLALINALEIAPRISWADAGEILGVHATTLAARWERVRGSGAAWVTAHLMGDPKQMCLALVDVDCEMHRRAEVTEALAAVPEIVTIEEAASNRDLMLTVLTRSLEEFTTAVASRLQDIQGLLKYQTALCTRLHSGGYAWRLNVLDRAQVAALQAKAGPEAAGSAPPEAVVEPLPESHLALLPFLARDGRATAADIARELGRHPATVQRQLNRVLASRVLSFRCEVAQKFSGYPVTCQWFANVPPGQHETAAAELRGLRNVRLSASTTGRTNFVIIMWLQSLADVMNAELALQQRIPAIELVESVVMLSTVKRVGWMLNRDSTATGRVIVPAAVAGAA from the coding sequence ATGGAACTGAGCGAGGAGGACCTTGCCCTCATCAACGCGCTGGAGATCGCGCCGAGGATCAGCTGGGCGGATGCAGGAGAAATTCTTGGTGTCCACGCCACTACACTTGCGGCACGGTGGGAACGGGTCCGCGGTTCAGGTGCGGCCTGGGTGACCGCCCACTTGATGGGCGACCCCAAACAGATGTGCCTTGCACTCGTGGACGTTGACTGCGAAATGCACCGCCGGGCTGAGGTGACGGAGGCGTTGGCCGCGGTCCCCGAGATCGTTACCATCGAGGAGGCCGCCAGCAACAGGGACCTGATGCTGACGGTCCTCACCCGGTCCCTGGAGGAGTTCACTACGGCCGTGGCGTCCCGGCTCCAGGACATCCAGGGTCTCCTGAAGTACCAGACCGCCCTGTGCACCAGGCTGCACTCGGGCGGGTACGCCTGGCGCCTCAATGTGCTGGACCGAGCCCAGGTCGCGGCGCTGCAGGCGAAGGCGGGTCCCGAAGCGGCAGGGTCCGCACCCCCGGAAGCCGTTGTGGAGCCCCTGCCTGAAAGCCACCTGGCACTGCTTCCCTTCCTTGCCAGGGACGGGCGGGCCACGGCGGCCGACATCGCCCGGGAGCTGGGCCGCCACCCGGCCACGGTGCAGCGCCAGCTGAACCGGGTCCTCGCCAGCAGGGTGCTCTCCTTCCGCTGCGAAGTGGCGCAGAAGTTCTCCGGCTACCCTGTGACATGCCAGTGGTTCGCCAACGTCCCGCCAGGACAGCATGAGACTGCCGCGGCCGAGCTCAGGGGCCTGCGCAACGTCCGGCTCAGTGCCTCCACTACGGGCCGCACCAACTTTGTGATCATCATGTGGTTGCAGTCGCTGGCCGATGTGATGAACGCCGAGCTCGCCCTGCAGCAGCGGATCCCCGCAATTGAGCTGGTGGAGAGCGTAGTGATGCTGAGTACTGTCAAGCGGGTGGGGTGGATGCTGAACCGGGACTCGACGGCCACTGGACGCGTCATCGTTCCTGCTGCCGTGGCTGGCGCCGCGTAG